A window of Brachybacterium fresconis contains these coding sequences:
- a CDS encoding DUF993 family protein has product MSTMALPLTLLDTDGALRTIELGDTAAFAPPTTPLRSRVVFAAVHVVSDAHGDNTPGAPAEIDWEATLAFRRTMWSRGLGVADAMDTAQRNMGLDPAATRELISRTADAARAALADPQIAAVFPAGSQVRDLVVAGVSTDQRSEHELSLDEIVEAYVEQLRATESTGAGAVLMASRHLARVATSASEYEEVYRRVLDAAAEPVVLHWLGTAFDPQLEGYFGDADTSVAAQTLLRIIEADPAKIRGVKMSLLDAEAEIAVREKLPAGVRMFTGDDFHFSHLIVGDGTATPEPGAEQVPGEYSDALLGAFAATAPAASAAIQALDRGDPDEARRILDAAEELGRHVFSAPTFHYKTGVAFLSWLNGHQQAFTMVGGMHSARSLPHLSRTIELAATTGNLEDPALAAERWHAMLRLAGYDVGSDAGAGRLGAADVVDEPASALATGARP; this is encoded by the coding sequence ATGAGCACCATGGCACTGCCGCTGACCCTGCTGGATACGGACGGCGCCCTGCGCACGATCGAGCTCGGCGACACCGCCGCGTTCGCTCCGCCGACGACCCCGCTGCGCTCCCGCGTCGTCTTCGCTGCTGTGCACGTGGTCTCCGACGCGCACGGGGACAACACCCCCGGTGCCCCGGCCGAGATCGACTGGGAGGCGACTCTCGCCTTCCGCCGCACCATGTGGTCCCGCGGCCTGGGCGTGGCGGACGCGATGGACACCGCCCAGCGCAACATGGGCCTGGACCCCGCCGCGACCCGCGAGCTGATCTCCCGCACCGCCGACGCCGCCCGCGCGGCGCTCGCCGACCCGCAGATCGCCGCTGTCTTCCCCGCCGGGTCGCAGGTGCGCGACCTCGTGGTCGCCGGCGTCTCCACCGACCAGCGCAGCGAGCACGAGCTCAGCCTGGACGAGATCGTGGAGGCCTACGTCGAGCAGTTGCGCGCCACCGAGTCCACCGGCGCGGGCGCCGTGCTGATGGCCAGCCGCCATCTCGCCCGGGTCGCCACCTCGGCGTCCGAGTACGAGGAGGTCTATCGCCGCGTGCTGGACGCCGCCGCCGAGCCCGTCGTGCTGCACTGGCTGGGCACCGCCTTCGACCCCCAGCTGGAGGGCTATTTCGGGGACGCCGACACCAGCGTCGCGGCGCAGACCCTGCTGCGGATCATCGAGGCCGACCCCGCGAAGATCCGCGGCGTGAAGATGAGCCTGCTGGACGCCGAGGCGGAGATCGCCGTCCGCGAGAAGCTCCCGGCCGGGGTGCGGATGTTCACCGGCGACGACTTCCACTTCTCCCATCTCATCGTGGGGGACGGCACCGCCACCCCCGAGCCCGGTGCGGAGCAGGTGCCCGGCGAGTACTCCGACGCCCTGCTCGGCGCCTTCGCCGCCACCGCCCCCGCCGCCTCCGCCGCGATCCAGGCCCTCGACCGCGGCGACCCCGACGAGGCGCGACGCATCCTCGACGCCGCCGAGGAGCTGGGCCGGCACGTCTTCTCCGCCCCCACCTTCCACTACAAGACCGGCGTCGCCTTCCTGTCCTGGCTGAACGGCCACCAGCAGGCGTTCACGATGGTGGGCGGCATGCACTCCGCACGCAGCCTGCCCCATCTCTCGCGCACCATCGAGCTCGCCGCCACCACCGGCAACCTCGAGGACCCGGCCCTGGCCGCCGAGCGCTGGCACGCGATGCTCCGCCTGGCCGGCTACGACGTGGGATCCGACGCCGGCGCTGGCCGCCTCGGAGCCGCCGATGTGGTCGACGAGCCCGCATCCGCCCTCGCCACAGGAGCCCGCCCATGA
- a CDS encoding Gfo/Idh/MocA family protein: protein MATRRIGIIVNGATGRMGYRQHLVRSLLAIQEQGGVELADGDRLLPDLLLVGRNEEKLAAVAARHGLSSWTTDVDAALADPDYEVYFDALVTNLRVANLKKAIAAGKAIYTEKPTAETFADALELARLAKNAGTVNGVVHDKLYLPGLLKLRRLIDSGFFGEILSVRGEFGYWVYEGDWQSAQRPSWNYRAEDGGGIVADMFPHWNYVIEELFGRIEDVYAQTATHIGQRWDETGRQYTATADDAAYGIFRLEGGTVVQMNSSWDVRVHRDELVEFQVDGTQGSAVVGLHSARIQPREATPKPVWNPDVKDPHDYYADWIEVPDNAGPDGFDNGFKVQWEDFLRHLAEGRQYPYDFLSGARGVRLAETGLASAADGRRIALDPLTEV from the coding sequence ATGGCCACACGCAGGATCGGGATCATCGTCAACGGCGCCACCGGGCGCATGGGCTACCGCCAGCACCTGGTGCGCTCGCTGCTGGCGATCCAGGAGCAGGGCGGCGTCGAACTCGCGGACGGCGACCGGCTGCTGCCCGATCTGCTGCTGGTGGGCCGCAACGAGGAGAAGCTGGCGGCTGTGGCCGCGCGCCACGGGCTGAGCAGCTGGACCACCGACGTCGACGCCGCGCTGGCCGACCCCGACTACGAGGTCTACTTCGACGCGCTGGTGACCAACCTGCGGGTCGCGAACCTCAAGAAGGCCATCGCCGCCGGCAAGGCGATCTACACCGAGAAGCCCACCGCGGAGACCTTCGCCGACGCCCTCGAACTGGCTCGCCTGGCGAAGAACGCCGGCACCGTCAACGGAGTCGTCCACGACAAGCTCTACCTGCCCGGCCTGCTCAAGCTGCGCCGCCTGATCGACTCCGGATTCTTCGGGGAGATCCTCTCCGTGCGCGGCGAGTTCGGCTACTGGGTCTACGAAGGGGACTGGCAGAGCGCCCAGCGCCCCTCCTGGAACTACCGCGCCGAGGACGGCGGCGGCATCGTCGCGGACATGTTCCCGCACTGGAACTACGTCATCGAGGAGCTGTTCGGGCGCATCGAGGACGTCTACGCCCAGACCGCCACCCACATCGGACAGCGCTGGGACGAGACGGGCCGGCAGTACACCGCCACCGCCGACGACGCCGCCTACGGCATCTTCCGTCTCGAGGGCGGGACCGTGGTGCAGATGAACTCCAGCTGGGACGTGCGCGTCCACCGCGACGAGCTGGTCGAGTTCCAGGTCGACGGCACGCAGGGCTCCGCCGTCGTCGGCCTGCACAGTGCCCGCATCCAGCCGCGCGAGGCGACCCCCAAGCCGGTGTGGAACCCCGACGTCAAGGATCCGCACGACTACTACGCCGACTGGATCGAGGTGCCCGACAACGCCGGGCCCGACGGCTTCGACAACGGCTTCAAGGTGCAGTGGGAGGATTTCCTGCGCCATCTCGCCGAAGGTCGCCAGTACCCCTACGACTTCCTCTCCGGTGCCCGCGGCGTGCGGCTGGCCGAGACCGGCCTGGCCAGCGCCGCCGACGGCCGCCGCATCGCCCTCGACCCCCTGACGGAGGTATGA
- a CDS encoding ABC transporter substrate-binding protein gives MRLTRRGLLSAAGAAGLTSALGACGYSGLGTSEANELSILTPLFEDAAGKEALEGVIGASFQEQHPGLGISVDYTPWDKLNEKLSTAFAGGLVPDVIMSGVGWTPPFAEKGIFGELPESTLDGLAVHERILDSCRYDDRLFALPYQMEGRFFAYRREMLEEHGISETPTTLEDFRAMGKELQGGDAVPIDLFSNNIRQTWIHLMAAYGGKLFSEDGTQVTFDDGTGEAAIEFMIHLIEDGSTEFGLRWAQGQPRPIQQGRVAMELLNNAVWPTVAEQTPELVTEENMGMFLLPAASGGDPVMFQGGTLISISGTTERPDLARAYLAHSLTPTPLIAASRHGGRAPGVTDLPEDEVLSRNRFSEYVLENLDYAGGAEGGSPAWMEIRDQVGPQVEAAVTGAQSPAETIAELKRLSEDALRRI, from the coding sequence GTGAGACTGACACGACGCGGCCTGCTGAGCGCCGCCGGAGCCGCCGGGCTGACCTCGGCCCTCGGCGCCTGCGGCTACAGCGGCCTCGGCACGTCCGAGGCCAACGAGCTGTCCATCCTGACGCCGCTGTTCGAGGACGCCGCCGGCAAGGAGGCCCTCGAGGGCGTCATCGGCGCCTCGTTCCAGGAGCAGCATCCGGGACTGGGCATCTCGGTGGACTACACCCCCTGGGACAAGCTCAACGAGAAGCTCTCCACCGCCTTCGCCGGCGGTCTGGTGCCGGACGTGATCATGTCCGGCGTCGGCTGGACCCCGCCCTTCGCCGAGAAGGGCATCTTCGGCGAGCTGCCCGAGAGCACCCTCGACGGACTCGCCGTCCATGAGCGGATCCTGGACTCCTGCCGCTACGACGATCGCCTGTTCGCGCTGCCGTACCAGATGGAGGGCCGCTTCTTCGCCTATCGCCGGGAGATGCTCGAGGAGCACGGCATCTCCGAGACGCCCACGACCCTGGAGGATTTCCGGGCGATGGGCAAGGAGCTCCAGGGCGGCGACGCCGTGCCGATCGACCTGTTCTCTAACAACATCCGCCAGACCTGGATCCATCTCATGGCCGCCTACGGCGGGAAGCTGTTCTCCGAGGACGGCACCCAGGTCACCTTCGACGACGGCACCGGCGAAGCCGCCATCGAGTTCATGATCCATCTGATCGAGGACGGCTCGACCGAGTTCGGGCTGCGCTGGGCCCAGGGCCAGCCCCGACCGATCCAGCAGGGCCGGGTCGCGATGGAGCTGCTGAACAACGCCGTGTGGCCCACCGTCGCAGAGCAGACACCGGAGCTGGTCACCGAGGAGAACATGGGGATGTTCCTGCTCCCGGCGGCCTCCGGCGGGGACCCTGTCATGTTCCAGGGCGGCACGTTGATCAGCATCTCCGGGACGACGGAGCGGCCCGATCTCGCCCGGGCCTATCTCGCGCACTCGCTGACCCCCACCCCGCTGATCGCCGCCTCCCGGCACGGCGGGCGCGCCCCGGGCGTCACGGACCTGCCCGAGGACGAGGTCCTCAGCCGCAACCGCTTCTCCGAGTACGTCCTGGAGAACCTCGACTACGCCGGCGGCGCCGAGGGCGGCAGTCCCGCGTGGATGGAGATCCGCGATCAGGTCGGCCCCCAGGTCGAGGCCGCCGTCACCGGCGCCCAGAGCCCTGCCGAGACCATCGCCGAGCTCAAGCGGCTCTCCGAGGACGCCCTGCGGCGCATCTGA
- a CDS encoding carbohydrate ABC transporter permease translates to MTAVRSRPPTTNSQAASPQPRRGRSGPRRTESRWGLLLAAPAGLHVLIWTGFPVLAAFIFSFTDYDMIERPGFIGIANYIELLGDTIFWKGILNNLIIAVVGIPISMLAALVLATLLNRGLRGEGLFRTLVFLPHVTATVAVAMIWLWIYAPTGNGLANMALSALGLPQQAWLTDASLALPAVIVVTIWQGIGLKMLIYLASLQGIPQELYEAAEIDGAGPVQKFFRITVPMLKPATFFVLVTSIIANFQTFDLIYNLTSGGPANSTTVVTYEIYQTAFQQFRMGLATAQSVVLLLILVLLTIISRKLVGGTDND, encoded by the coding sequence ATGACAGCCGTCCGCTCCCGTCCCCCGACGACGAACTCTCAGGCAGCGTCCCCGCAACCCCGCCGCGGACGCTCCGGTCCCCGTCGCACCGAATCCCGCTGGGGACTGCTGCTGGCGGCCCCGGCCGGTCTGCACGTGCTGATCTGGACCGGTTTCCCGGTGCTGGCCGCCTTCATCTTCAGCTTCACCGATTACGACATGATCGAGCGACCCGGGTTCATCGGGATCGCGAACTACATCGAGCTGCTCGGTGACACGATCTTCTGGAAGGGGATCCTGAACAACCTGATCATCGCCGTGGTCGGGATCCCGATCTCGATGCTCGCCGCCCTGGTGCTCGCCACGCTGCTGAACCGGGGCCTGCGTGGCGAAGGACTGTTCCGCACCCTGGTGTTCCTGCCGCACGTGACCGCCACCGTGGCCGTGGCCATGATCTGGCTGTGGATCTACGCGCCGACCGGCAACGGCCTGGCGAACATGGCGCTGTCCGCGCTCGGGCTCCCGCAGCAGGCCTGGCTGACCGACGCGAGCCTGGCGCTGCCGGCCGTCATCGTCGTGACGATCTGGCAGGGCATCGGCCTGAAGATGCTCATCTACCTGGCCTCGCTCCAGGGGATCCCGCAGGAGCTGTACGAGGCCGCAGAGATCGACGGCGCCGGCCCGGTCCAGAAGTTCTTCCGGATCACGGTGCCGATGCTCAAGCCCGCCACCTTCTTCGTGCTGGTCACCTCGATCATCGCCAACTTCCAGACCTTCGATCTGATCTACAACCTGACCTCGGGCGGACCGGCCAACTCGACCACCGTGGTCACCTACGAGATCTACCAGACCGCGTTCCAGCAGTTCCGCATGGGCCTGGCCACGGCGCAGTCCGTCGTGCTGCTGCTGATCCTCGTGCTGCTGACGATCATCTCCCGCAAGCTCGTCGGAGGGACCGACAATGACTGA
- a CDS encoding carbohydrate ABC transporter permease, translating into MTDLAVEPQSGPGGPAPRTARPSDRDRPRGGHRARKRTVRILTTIGLAIVSLLMAAPFLWMFLTSVRSPEELASTEMSLLPKTWEWGNYAEAMAQAPFAIYARNSFLLALAQTAASVTIGAACGYSLAKMRFKAAPWIFGGILASMMVPFYATVIPQFLMVRFMPFFGGNNALGQGGSGWIDTWWGLIVPGAISAFNIFLLRQFYVATPTELIEAARLDGVSELGIFARIVTPLIKPGLLTVALLSFEQGWNNFLWPLLVTSSEGLRVIQLGLSVFRQEAGTDFHLLMAGTTVAAVPMIILFAIFQRYFVNGFVSSGIK; encoded by the coding sequence ATGACTGACCTCGCCGTGGAGCCGCAGAGCGGCCCCGGGGGCCCCGCGCCCCGCACCGCCCGCCCGTCGGACCGGGACCGTCCCCGCGGCGGACACCGTGCTCGCAAGCGCACCGTCCGCATCCTCACCACCATCGGTCTGGCGATCGTGTCGCTGCTGATGGCCGCCCCCTTCCTGTGGATGTTCCTGACGTCCGTCCGCTCCCCCGAGGAGCTGGCGAGCACGGAGATGTCCCTGCTGCCGAAGACCTGGGAGTGGGGCAACTATGCCGAGGCGATGGCGCAGGCACCCTTCGCGATCTACGCCCGCAACAGCTTCCTGCTGGCGCTCGCGCAGACCGCCGCCTCGGTGACCATCGGCGCCGCCTGCGGCTATTCGCTGGCGAAGATGCGGTTCAAGGCGGCCCCGTGGATCTTCGGAGGCATCCTCGCCTCGATGATGGTCCCCTTCTACGCGACCGTCATCCCGCAGTTCCTCATGGTGCGGTTCATGCCGTTCTTCGGCGGCAACAACGCACTCGGCCAGGGAGGCAGCGGCTGGATCGACACCTGGTGGGGCCTGATCGTGCCGGGTGCCATCAGCGCCTTCAACATCTTCCTGCTGCGCCAGTTCTACGTCGCGACCCCGACGGAGCTGATCGAGGCGGCGCGGCTGGACGGGGTGAGCGAGCTCGGCATCTTCGCCCGGATCGTCACGCCGCTGATCAAGCCGGGGCTGCTCACGGTCGCGCTGCTCAGCTTCGAGCAGGGCTGGAACAATTTCCTGTGGCCGCTGCTGGTGACCTCCTCGGAGGGGCTGCGCGTCATCCAGCTGGGCCTGTCGGTGTTCCGTCAGGAGGCCGGGACCGACTTCCACCTGCTGATGGCCGGCACCACCGTGGCGGCCGTTCCCATGATCATCCTGTTCGCGATCTTCCAGAGGTACTTCGTCAATGGTTTCGTCAGCTCCGGCATCAAGTGA
- a CDS encoding glycosyl hydrolase family 95 catalytic domain-containing protein, which yields MTDPTLLRRPGAATRWLEALPLGNGRIGAMAWGDPVRARFGLNESTFWSGSPTATRDRRTSREEASQILARAREQFEAGQVARAQQMLEGLGAAWSQAYQPVGDLIVTGGASVEGVGARADTGGADSADIGTSGAGGTAGDAAERVLDLARAEHRVRTPAGEQLSFVSTADDVLVHAFPLAGDSAIEVELDSPQVEEHRRTASGQLAVVLRAPSDAPPSHQGAPMAWNEEGPGRIAVVVRSRHEGDRALVVCALVTTWRGFGAQPDRPVADALAEARRQAEAALAHGEDELHRRHLAQPLPGAHEVALTLDGAEDSALLATCFAYGRYLLASSSRPGLPPATLQGIWNAQVSAPWNSNYTVNINLEMNHWAAGVAHVPAAAAALEKYTAMLREVGQETARRLYGADGWTVHHNSDPWGYSDPVDGDPKWATWPMGGLWLERELDSLAAFSGEDAATIAARRFPARRSAAAFALDLLHESADGHLVTFPSTSPENEWIASDGQTVALSEGAGMDRWLLREVLEAVVADAELLGRLEDPVVSRAVAALALVPEPRIGADGRVLEWHADALAEVEPTHRHVSHLGFLYPGTQEVSAELERAAAASLDGRGDEATGWSLVWKTALWARLHRPDKVQDLLELFLRPAERADGSERSGLYPNLFSAHPPFQIDGNLGIVAALAECLLQSHREEIELLPALPPIMADGSVRGLRARPGIAVDMSWTDGVVTAVRLRALGPGARGVHHVRCAQRTTVVELTDEQAVEVELAGPPASAQRPMTAAER from the coding sequence ATGACGGACCCGACCCTGCTGCGCCGTCCCGGTGCCGCCACCCGCTGGCTCGAGGCCCTGCCGCTGGGCAATGGGCGGATCGGGGCGATGGCGTGGGGCGATCCCGTCCGCGCCCGCTTCGGCCTGAACGAGTCCACCTTCTGGTCCGGCTCCCCCACCGCCACCCGGGACCGCCGCACCTCGCGGGAGGAGGCCTCGCAGATCCTGGCACGGGCCCGCGAGCAGTTCGAGGCCGGGCAGGTCGCGCGGGCGCAGCAGATGCTCGAGGGGCTCGGGGCCGCCTGGTCGCAGGCGTATCAGCCGGTCGGAGACCTGATCGTCACGGGCGGTGCGAGCGTCGAGGGCGTCGGCGCGCGAGCGGACACGGGCGGCGCCGACTCGGCCGACATCGGCACGAGCGGCGCCGGCGGCACCGCCGGGGATGCCGCCGAGCGCGTGCTCGACCTGGCCCGGGCCGAGCACCGGGTGCGCACCCCGGCCGGTGAGCAGCTCAGCTTCGTCAGCACCGCGGACGACGTCCTCGTCCACGCGTTCCCGCTGGCCGGGGATTCCGCGATCGAGGTCGAGCTGGATTCACCGCAGGTCGAGGAGCATCGGAGGACGGCGTCGGGTCAGCTCGCGGTGGTGCTGCGGGCCCCGTCGGACGCCCCGCCCTCGCACCAGGGCGCCCCGATGGCCTGGAACGAGGAGGGGCCCGGTCGCATCGCCGTCGTCGTGCGCAGCCGCCACGAGGGCGATCGCGCGCTGGTGGTGTGCGCCCTGGTCACCACCTGGCGAGGATTCGGCGCGCAGCCGGACCGACCGGTGGCCGACGCCCTGGCGGAGGCGAGGCGGCAGGCCGAGGCGGCGCTGGCCCACGGCGAGGACGAGCTGCACCGTCGCCACCTCGCCCAGCCGCTGCCCGGTGCGCACGAGGTCGCCCTCACCCTGGACGGGGCGGAGGACTCCGCGCTGCTGGCCACCTGCTTCGCCTACGGGCGTTACCTGCTCGCCTCCTCCTCACGTCCGGGTCTGCCGCCCGCGACGCTGCAGGGCATCTGGAACGCGCAGGTGAGCGCTCCCTGGAACTCCAACTACACGGTCAACATCAATCTCGAGATGAATCACTGGGCCGCCGGCGTCGCCCACGTCCCCGCCGCCGCCGCGGCGCTCGAGAAGTACACGGCGATGCTGCGCGAGGTCGGGCAGGAGACCGCCCGGCGGCTCTACGGGGCCGACGGGTGGACCGTCCACCACAACTCCGACCCCTGGGGATACTCCGATCCGGTCGACGGCGACCCGAAGTGGGCGACCTGGCCGATGGGCGGGCTGTGGCTGGAGCGGGAGCTCGACTCCCTGGCCGCCTTCAGCGGGGAGGACGCCGCCACGATCGCCGCCCGCCGCTTCCCCGCTCGTCGCTCCGCGGCGGCCTTCGCCCTGGACCTGCTGCACGAGAGCGCCGACGGGCACCTGGTCACCTTCCCCTCCACCTCGCCGGAGAACGAGTGGATCGCCTCGGACGGGCAGACCGTCGCGCTCAGCGAGGGTGCCGGGATGGATCGCTGGCTGCTGCGCGAGGTGCTCGAGGCCGTCGTCGCCGACGCCGAGCTGCTGGGGCGCCTGGAGGATCCGGTGGTCTCCCGCGCCGTCGCCGCGCTCGCCCTGGTCCCGGAGCCCCGCATCGGGGCCGACGGGCGGGTGCTCGAGTGGCATGCCGATGCTCTGGCCGAGGTCGAGCCGACCCACCGCCATGTCTCCCACCTCGGATTCCTCTACCCCGGCACCCAAGAGGTCAGCGCGGAACTGGAACGGGCCGCGGCCGCCTCTCTCGACGGCCGCGGCGACGAGGCCACCGGCTGGTCGCTGGTGTGGAAGACCGCGCTGTGGGCGCGACTGCACCGACCCGACAAGGTCCAGGACCTGCTCGAGCTGTTCCTGCGCCCTGCCGAGCGGGCCGACGGCTCCGAGCGCAGCGGGCTGTACCCGAACCTGTTCTCCGCCCATCCGCCGTTCCAGATCGACGGGAACCTCGGCATCGTCGCCGCGCTCGCCGAATGTCTGCTCCAGAGCCATCGCGAGGAGATCGAGCTGCTGCCCGCGCTGCCGCCGATCATGGCCGACGGGTCCGTGCGCGGGTTGCGGGCCCGGCCCGGGATCGCCGTGGACATGAGCTGGACCGATGGGGTGGTGACCGCGGTGCGTCTACGGGCGCTGGGACCCGGTGCCCGGGGAGTCCATCACGTGCGGTGCGCGCAGCGCACGACCGTCGTCGAGCTCACCGACGAGCAGGCGGTGGAGGTCGAGCTCGCGGGACCGCCCGCCTCCGCGCAGCGACCGATGACAGCGGCCGAGCGCTGA
- a CDS encoding ABC transporter ATP-binding protein, whose product MLNGFGSGLEQTGATVTYDDVAPLTEEDPNGTGLNALALPLIFGGMISAVLLSTLLKKRPWLRIVGSLAASVAVGFAVVAILQFGFGSVDGNYIGTALALTLDMAAISLFILGLESLLGFPGLGLGAVLMMFIGNPLSGMATGWQWLPSPWGIIGQLLPPGSAGTLLRSVAFFDGHGAATSIIVLSCWAALGIVLTALSALRTRRTAELRA is encoded by the coding sequence GTGCTGAACGGCTTCGGCTCCGGACTCGAGCAGACCGGAGCGACCGTCACCTACGACGACGTCGCGCCGCTGACCGAGGAGGACCCGAACGGGACCGGCCTCAACGCCCTCGCCCTGCCGCTGATCTTCGGCGGCATGATCTCCGCGGTGCTGCTGTCGACCCTGCTGAAGAAGCGCCCGTGGCTGCGCATCGTCGGCTCCCTGGCCGCGTCCGTGGCGGTGGGATTCGCGGTCGTCGCCATCTTGCAGTTCGGCTTCGGCTCGGTCGACGGGAACTACATCGGGACCGCTCTCGCCCTCACCTTGGACATGGCCGCGATCTCCCTGTTCATCCTCGGGCTCGAGTCCCTGCTGGGCTTCCCGGGCCTCGGTCTCGGCGCCGTGCTCATGATGTTCATCGGCAACCCGCTGTCGGGCATGGCAACCGGCTGGCAGTGGCTGCCCTCGCCCTGGGGAATCATCGGCCAGCTCCTGCCGCCGGGCTCCGCCGGCACCCTCCTTCGCTCCGTCGCGTTCTTCGACGGGCACGGGGCGGCGACCTCGATCATCGTGCTCAGCTGCTGGGCCGCGCTGGGCATCGTGCTGACGGCGCTCTCCGCGCTGCGCACGAGGCGCACCGCCGAGCTGAGGGCCTGA
- a CDS encoding HIT family protein: MLSDWREDRVGSALAGENPTVLFRLPGGFAVIGDVQFLPGYCVLLTDRPGVDGLSDLPPAERTQFLASMELLGEAVETVCASRDDAFRRVNLEILGNTDAFLHAHVWPRYDWEPADVVTKPVWLHPAQRWSDPSTRLGPPHDDLRAELTAAIGALARSRAPDA, translated from the coding sequence GTGCTGAGCGACTGGCGTGAGGACAGGGTCGGCAGTGCGCTGGCGGGCGAGAACCCGACCGTGCTGTTCCGCCTGCCCGGCGGCTTCGCCGTCATCGGCGACGTGCAGTTCCTCCCCGGGTACTGCGTGCTGCTCACCGACCGCCCTGGCGTGGACGGGCTGTCCGATCTTCCTCCGGCTGAGCGCACGCAGTTCCTGGCGAGCATGGAACTGCTCGGGGAGGCCGTCGAGACGGTGTGCGCGTCGCGCGACGACGCCTTCCGCCGCGTCAATCTCGAGATCCTCGGGAACACCGACGCCTTCCTCCACGCCCATGTCTGGCCGCGCTACGACTGGGAGCCGGCCGATGTCGTGACGAAGCCCGTCTGGCTGCACCCGGCGCAGCGCTGGTCCGATCCCTCCACGCGCTTGGGCCCGCCGCACGACGACCTCCGAGCGGAGCTCACCGCAGCGATCGGGGCGCTCGCACGATCAAGAGCTCCGGACGCCTGA
- a CDS encoding glutaredoxin family protein, which produces MPHPTLRTAAVGTLAVAAMVLVLGGDDLRTGVMVGVVGEIAVLVVAVWAGRRGRHTPWPRAIATLAPGRALVLWKPGCLYCERLLLQLGGDPRVIWVNVWRDEDAQARVRAVNRGDELTPTVLVGEDVLRNPTAQELRDRLTKDR; this is translated from the coding sequence ATGCCTCATCCGACCCTGCGGACCGCTGCCGTGGGCACACTCGCCGTCGCTGCGATGGTGCTCGTCCTCGGAGGGGACGACCTGCGCACGGGGGTGATGGTCGGGGTGGTCGGCGAGATCGCGGTCCTCGTCGTGGCCGTATGGGCCGGCCGCCGGGGGCGCCACACCCCCTGGCCCCGAGCGATCGCGACGCTCGCACCGGGCCGGGCGCTGGTGCTGTGGAAGCCGGGGTGCCTCTACTGCGAGCGGCTGCTGCTGCAGCTGGGAGGCGACCCTCGGGTCATCTGGGTGAACGTCTGGCGGGACGAGGATGCGCAGGCCCGCGTGCGTGCGGTGAACCGCGGCGACGAACTGACCCCGACGGTGCTGGTGGGCGAGGACGTGCTGCGCAATCCCACGGCCCAGGAGCTGCGGGACCGACTCACGAAGGATCGCTGA
- a CDS encoding LacI family DNA-binding transcriptional regulator, producing the protein MARVTLTDVSRTAGVSIATASRALSPREHPDVSRETRERLRAVADELGYRPSLAARAFRRRDFHAVSIVVPDGQWGWWEPAVRAAYGAARAQGCNAFVQPTTALRDDSGDVADVIAALAEVPTEGVLLFGSAADSRMLASAETLRLPVVAIDNAADEVVVPTFAADSRRGVQLAVEHLLDLGRRRIAYVGSDGDLLFQRERRESHRSTLVAAGITADPELVVQDLSADDPAVDVLPAVEALLASDASVDAVLCESDAVAASVLRSLRRAGRRVPEDVSVVGFDDSPLALALDPPLTTVHQPYEQLGLDAIELLLQQIDGAQAPVGRTRLAPTLTVRASTRRAPQ; encoded by the coding sequence ATGGCACGGGTCACGCTGACCGATGTCTCCCGCACGGCCGGGGTCAGCATCGCGACGGCATCGCGGGCGCTCTCGCCGCGCGAGCATCCGGACGTCAGCCGTGAGACGCGCGAGCGGCTCCGAGCGGTCGCCGACGAGCTCGGCTACCGACCGTCCCTGGCCGCACGAGCCTTCCGCCGCCGCGACTTCCATGCGGTGAGCATCGTCGTGCCCGACGGGCAGTGGGGGTGGTGGGAACCGGCGGTGCGCGCCGCGTACGGCGCCGCCCGGGCTCAGGGGTGCAACGCCTTCGTCCAGCCCACCACGGCGCTCCGGGACGACAGCGGCGACGTCGCCGACGTCATCGCCGCCCTGGCCGAGGTCCCCACCGAAGGGGTGCTGCTGTTCGGCTCCGCCGCCGATTCCCGCATGCTGGCCTCCGCCGAGACCCTGCGCCTCCCGGTCGTCGCGATCGACAACGCGGCCGACGAGGTCGTCGTCCCGACCTTCGCCGCCGACAGCCGCCGCGGCGTCCAGCTCGCCGTCGAGCACCTCCTGGACCTCGGCCGGCGCCGGATCGCCTACGTCGGCTCCGACGGTGACCTCCTCTTCCAGCGCGAGCGCCGCGAGAGCCACCGGTCCACGCTCGTCGCCGCCGGGATCACCGCGGACCCGGAGCTGGTGGTCCAGGACCTGAGCGCCGACGACCCCGCTGTCGATGTGCTCCCGGCGGTCGAGGCCCTCCTGGCCTCCGACGCCTCGGTGGACGCGGTGCTCTGCGAGTCCGACGCGGTCGCCGCCTCCGTGCTGCGCTCCCTGCGACGCGCCGGGCGGCGCGTGCCCGAGGACGTCTCCGTCGTCGGCTTCGACGACTCCCCGCTCGCCCTCGCGCTCGATCCGCCGCTGACCACCGTGCATCAGCCGTACGAGCAGCTGGGCCTCGATGCCATCGAGCTGCTGCTCCAGCAGATCGACGGCGCGCAGGCGCCCGTCGGCCGCACGCGGTTGGCGCCCACCCTCACCGTGAGGGCGTCCACGCGGCGCGCCCCGCAGTGA